From Nitrospirota bacterium, a single genomic window includes:
- a CDS encoding VOC family protein: MAVPLHRGLRHVALRVTNLARSRTFYEQLLEMQVVWEPDQDNVYFSSGSDNFALHQIPPSELAAYQPLKGQLLDHVGVILESPEAVDRMYREIEPRLPQLGGLVVKQPKQHRDGSYSFYFSDPDGNVIQALYEPNISKLEWVKGKT, encoded by the coding sequence ATGGCTGTTCCGCTTCATCGAGGATTACGACATGTGGCGCTACGCGTCACGAATCTTGCTCGTTCCCGCACGTTCTACGAACAGTTGTTGGAGATGCAGGTGGTGTGGGAGCCGGACCAGGACAATGTCTATTTCAGCTCCGGCTCGGACAATTTCGCCTTACACCAGATTCCACCATCAGAGCTGGCGGCCTATCAACCGCTGAAGGGGCAATTGCTGGATCATGTTGGCGTCATTCTTGAAAGTCCCGAGGCAGTCGATCGGATGTATCGGGAGATTGAACCGCGCCTGCCGCAGCTGGGCGGACTGGTCGTGAAGCAGCCGAAGCAGCATCGAGACGGCAGCTATTCGTTTTATTTTTCCGACCCGGACGGGAACGTTATCCAGGCCCTGTATGAACCGAACATCAGCAAGCTGGAATGGGTAAAGGGTAAAACGTGA